The proteins below are encoded in one region of Cyclopterus lumpus isolate fCycLum1 chromosome 8, fCycLum1.pri, whole genome shotgun sequence:
- the copz2 gene encoding coatomer subunit zeta-2 isoform X4: protein MLLVMEPSLYTVKALFILDNDGNRLLSKYYDRELYPSIKEQKNFERNVFNKTHKADNEIAFVEGMTVVYKSSIDLFFYVVGSAQENELMLVSVLSCLFESLSQILRKNVERRCLLDNMEGVFLIVDEIIDGGVILESDPQQVLQKVNYRADESPLSEQSVAQHITEKLALTTNVLQSAKEQIKWSILK, encoded by the exons GAACCCTCCCTTTACACGGTGAAAGCTCTTTTCATTCTTGACAATGATGGCAACAGACTTCTGTCAAAG taCTACGACCGCGAACTCTACCCCTCCATAAAGGAACAGAAGAACTTTGAGAGGAACGTCTTCAACAAGACACACAAGGCCGACA ACGAGATAGCGTTCGTGGAGGGGATGACCGTGGTCTATAAGAGCAGCATCGATCTCTTCTTCTATGTGGTGGGAAGTGCTCAGGAGAACGAG CTGATGCTGGTGTCAGTACTGAGCTGCCTGTTTGAGTCCCTCAGTCAGATCCTCAG GAAAAATGTGGAGCGGAGGTGTTTACTGGACAACATGGAAGGGGTGTTCCTGATTGTGGACGAAATCATCGATGGCGG GGTGATTCTGGAGAGTGACCCCCAGCAGGTCCTACAGAAGGTCAACTACAGG GCGGATGAAAGCCCATTGTCCGAACAAAGCGTGgcccag CACATAACAGAGAAACTGGCGCTGACCACTAAC GTTCTGCAGTCAGCCAAGGAACAGATCAAATGGTCCATACTGAAATGA
- the copz2 gene encoding coatomer subunit zeta-2 isoform X3 yields MDYATLEPSLYTVKALFILDNDGNRLLSKYYDRELYPSIKEQKNFERNVFNKTHKADNEIAFVEGMTVVYKSSIDLFFYVVGSAQENELMLVSVLSCLFESLSQILRKNVERRCLLDNMEGVFLIVDEIIDGGVILESDPQQVLQKVNYRADESPLSEQSVAQHITEKLALTTNVLQSAKEQIKWSILK; encoded by the exons GAACCCTCCCTTTACACGGTGAAAGCTCTTTTCATTCTTGACAATGATGGCAACAGACTTCTGTCAAAG taCTACGACCGCGAACTCTACCCCTCCATAAAGGAACAGAAGAACTTTGAGAGGAACGTCTTCAACAAGACACACAAGGCCGACA ACGAGATAGCGTTCGTGGAGGGGATGACCGTGGTCTATAAGAGCAGCATCGATCTCTTCTTCTATGTGGTGGGAAGTGCTCAGGAGAACGAG CTGATGCTGGTGTCAGTACTGAGCTGCCTGTTTGAGTCCCTCAGTCAGATCCTCAG GAAAAATGTGGAGCGGAGGTGTTTACTGGACAACATGGAAGGGGTGTTCCTGATTGTGGACGAAATCATCGATGGCGG GGTGATTCTGGAGAGTGACCCCCAGCAGGTCCTACAGAAGGTCAACTACAGG GCGGATGAAAGCCCATTGTCCGAACAAAGCGTGgcccag CACATAACAGAGAAACTGGCGCTGACCACTAAC GTTCTGCAGTCAGCCAAGGAACAGATCAAATGGTCCATACTGAAATGA
- the copz2 gene encoding coatomer subunit zeta-2 isoform X6, protein MLLVMEPSLYTVKALFILDNDGNRLLSKYYDRELYPSIKEQKNFERNVFNKTHKADNEIAFVEGMTVVYKSSIDLFFYVVGSAQENELMLVSVLSCLFESLSQILRKNVERRCLLDNMEGVFLIVDEIIDGGVILESDPQQVLQKVNYRADESPLSEQSVAQVLQSAKEQIKWSILK, encoded by the exons GAACCCTCCCTTTACACGGTGAAAGCTCTTTTCATTCTTGACAATGATGGCAACAGACTTCTGTCAAAG taCTACGACCGCGAACTCTACCCCTCCATAAAGGAACAGAAGAACTTTGAGAGGAACGTCTTCAACAAGACACACAAGGCCGACA ACGAGATAGCGTTCGTGGAGGGGATGACCGTGGTCTATAAGAGCAGCATCGATCTCTTCTTCTATGTGGTGGGAAGTGCTCAGGAGAACGAG CTGATGCTGGTGTCAGTACTGAGCTGCCTGTTTGAGTCCCTCAGTCAGATCCTCAG GAAAAATGTGGAGCGGAGGTGTTTACTGGACAACATGGAAGGGGTGTTCCTGATTGTGGACGAAATCATCGATGGCGG GGTGATTCTGGAGAGTGACCCCCAGCAGGTCCTACAGAAGGTCAACTACAGG GCGGATGAAAGCCCATTGTCCGAACAAAGCGTGgcccag GTTCTGCAGTCAGCCAAGGAACAGATCAAATGGTCCATACTGAAATGA
- the copz2 gene encoding coatomer subunit zeta-2 isoform X5, whose translation MDYATLEPSLYTVKALFILDNDGNRLLSKYYDRELYPSIKEQKNFERNVFNKTHKADNEIAFVEGMTVVYKSSIDLFFYVVGSAQENELMLVSVLSCLFESLSQILRKNVERRCLLDNMEGVFLIVDEIIDGGVILESDPQQVLQKVNYRADESPLSEQSVAQVLQSAKEQIKWSILK comes from the exons GAACCCTCCCTTTACACGGTGAAAGCTCTTTTCATTCTTGACAATGATGGCAACAGACTTCTGTCAAAG taCTACGACCGCGAACTCTACCCCTCCATAAAGGAACAGAAGAACTTTGAGAGGAACGTCTTCAACAAGACACACAAGGCCGACA ACGAGATAGCGTTCGTGGAGGGGATGACCGTGGTCTATAAGAGCAGCATCGATCTCTTCTTCTATGTGGTGGGAAGTGCTCAGGAGAACGAG CTGATGCTGGTGTCAGTACTGAGCTGCCTGTTTGAGTCCCTCAGTCAGATCCTCAG GAAAAATGTGGAGCGGAGGTGTTTACTGGACAACATGGAAGGGGTGTTCCTGATTGTGGACGAAATCATCGATGGCGG GGTGATTCTGGAGAGTGACCCCCAGCAGGTCCTACAGAAGGTCAACTACAGG GCGGATGAAAGCCCATTGTCCGAACAAAGCGTGgcccag GTTCTGCAGTCAGCCAAGGAACAGATCAAATGGTCCATACTGAAATGA